A stretch of Mya arenaria isolate MELC-2E11 chromosome 14, ASM2691426v1 DNA encodes these proteins:
- the LOC128216131 gene encoding heat shock 70 kDa protein 12A-like — translation MMLWKQKLHRNLLLEDENGRKLLARTVFALAIKYLKEDLWVVSNDRIANAVLQNEIHWVLTVPAIWNNAAKQFMREAAEEAGIESDMLTIALEPEAASLFCRHLPVEKSGNQFSLASLRTGSQYLVLDAGGGTIDITVHEVTESGGVKELYKASGGAWGGTKVDASFEEFLVCLTDKSVVKKFKQDNLDDYIELLRRFEVKKREIDPDKDTKVVMSIPLAFFTTVKKRLHKDLNKAVKKSFYSNSVSLSGDKLKIDPAVAQSFFKESVDNTIEHVKDILQKRENRGVEAILMVGGFSESKMLSKAFKRTFPTLKMILPDEAGLAVLKGAVIFGHEPREIVERISKYTYGIAMDPYFDSRMHPKSAKFTDNAGVDKCKNFFDKHVIAGQSLRVGEAQSEQTYATTPSHKSTVHIEVFATESKSPVLVTDPGCRKVGQCTIPMAGTGAGRKVLVNMIFGGTEFDVECTEIATGKVSHITIDFLL, via the exons atgatgttatgGAAACAG AAACTCCATCGAAATTTGTTGTTGGAAGATGAAAATGGTCGGAAACTATTGGCAAGGACCGTTTTTGCGTTGGCCATAAA GTATCTAAAGGAAGACCTATGGGTTGTTTCTAATGACCGAATAGCTAACGCAGTGCTACAAAACGAAATACACTGGGTTTTGACAGTACCTGCCATCTGGAACAATGCAGCAAAACAGTTCATGCGCGAAGCTGCAGAAGAG GCGGGAATAGAATCGGATATGCTGACTATTGCACTTGAGCCGGAAGCTGCCTCGCTTTTTTGTCGTCATCTCCCGGTTGAAAAGAGTGGGAATCAGTTCTCCCTGGCATCTCTGCGAACTGGAAGCCAATATCTAGTACTTGATGCTGGAG GAGGAACCATCGACATAACGGTGCACGAAGTTACGGAATCCGGTGGTGTCAAAGAGCTGTACAAGGCGAGTGGTGGCGCTTGGGGTGGGACAAAAGTCGATGCTTCCTTTGAAGAATTCTTAGTTTGTTTGACAG ataaaaGTGTCGTCAAAAAGTTCAAACAAGACAATTTGGATGATTATATAGAACTTCTGAGGCGGTTTGAGGTAAAGAAGAGAGAAATTGATCCCGACAAGGATACAAAGGTCGTCATGAGCATTCCACTTGCCTTTTTTACAACTGTTAAGAAACGACTGCACAAAGACTTGAATAAAGCGGTCAAGAAGTCATTCTACTCGAATTCG GTGTCCTTGTCTGGCGACAAGCTAAAAATCGACCCAGCTGTTGCTCAAAGCTTTTTTAAAGAATCCGTCGATAACACTATAGAACATGTGaaagatattttgcaaaaaCGAGAAAACAGAGGCGTGGAAGCAATCTTGATGGTTGGTGGGTTTTCTGAGTCAAAAATGCTAAGCAAGGCATTCAAACGAACGTTTCCCACATTAAAGATGATCCTCCCTGATGAAGCTGGTCTGGCAGTTCTTAAGGGAGCCGTGATTTTTGGACATGAGCCCAGAGAAATTGTCGAGAGAATAAGCAAATATACGTATGGAATTGCAATGGATCCTTATTTTGACTCTAGGATGCACCCCAAATCAGCGAAGTTCACTGATAATGCCGGTGTTGATAAATGTAAGAACTTTTTTGATAAGCATGTAATAGCCGGACAGTCGCTGAGAGTCGGTGAGGCCCAGTCTGAACAAACGTACGCCACAACACCAAGCCACAAGTCAACTGTGCACATAGAGGTATTCGCAACAGAAAGTAAATCTCCTGTACTTGTTACTGATCCTGGATGCCGAAAGGTTGGGCAATGCACCATTCCAATGGCTGGCACCGGCGCTGGGCGCAAAGTTTTAGTAAACATGATATTTGGTGGCACGGAATTTGACGTCGAATGCACCGAGATAGCCACTGGAAAAGTATCGCATATCACTATTGACTTTTTGTTGTAG